In the genome of Labeo rohita strain BAU-BD-2019 chromosome 24, IGBB_LRoh.1.0, whole genome shotgun sequence, one region contains:
- the sec61g gene encoding protein transport protein Sec61 subunit gamma, producing the protein MDQVMQFVEPSRQFVKDSIRLVKRCTKPDRKEFQKIAMATAIGFAIMGFIGFFVKLIHIPINNIIVGG; encoded by the exons ATGGATCAGGTTATGCAGTTTGTAGAGCCCAGCAGGCAGTTCGTCAAGGACTCCATCAGACTCGTAAAAAGATGCACGAAGCCAGACAGAAAAG AATTCCAGAAGATTGCAATGGCAACAGCGATTGGATTTGCCATCATGGGCTTCATTGGATTCTTCGTCAAACTCATCCACATCCCCATCAACAACATCATTGT TGGTGGTTGA